The Niallia sp. Man26 genomic sequence TGGAACAATGGCTGCTTATCAAAGAAAGTTACTATACGACTTTACGGAAAGTGCTTATTCAAAAGAGATAGATTTCCTATCAAAATTAATTATCTCAGAAGGTAATATTTCTGAATCTATTAATCCTATCGGAAAAACGAAAGAGAAAAGAGGATTATTTTCTCTCTTTAATTAGAAAGGAGTGAGTGAACCTGAACAGCATGGAAAGAGAAATTGGTATTCAAAAGGAGTTTGTTATCTCAGAATGGTTGGCTGATACCATTTCAAAGAATGGATTGAAGCAGGTAGTTAGAATAAATACATATGCTAGAACCCGCTCCTTTAAAGATATTTGTACGAAAGTAAGAAGTCAGTTACAAGAGATTGTCATTGATGGGTCCATTGATAAAAAAACACCAAATGACATAACAGATATTGTAGAAGACAATAGCAACATTTGGCTAGAACGGCAACATAGAGCAGTTATCGGTGATGAGCAAGCCATGTCTTATTTCATTACGAAGATTAACGAGGTGCTTCATAAAGAGAATATCTCTTCGACGGATTATCCATCTTTTTATAATTCTTTATCAGAAGCTATCTTCCATGAAGTATGGGGAGTCAGCATTCTTCATAAGTGGGACAAGATGCCAAACAGTGAAGCAGCCGTAATAAGAGGAACTCAACTCTGGATTGATGTAGACGGTACTTTTGTAAAACAAGAGGAAGAATTTGAAAGTATTGAAAGGGTCGAAAGAATCAAGAAGGCTTTTACTATCCGAATCAAGGATGCCATTATCAATGAACAATCTCCAGAATTAGAGATTGAAAGAGAAGATGGTAGCCGTATCACCATGATACAAAAGCCGCGGGGAAAGGAAAACTATATTATGTTCCGCCGATTTGTGGTGAAAAATTTCGGTTTAGAAGAACAGGCCCGTTTAGGAACAATATTGGAAGATGATATACCTTTCTTCCGCTCCTTATCTAGAGTTATGGCCAATACCATCTTCGCAGGAAGGGTACGTTCAGCCAAATCAACCTTTATGAAAACCATGATTAAAGAACGAGATCCTTCTTATGTAATTGGCGTATTAGAGAAACACTTTGAATTAAACTTATCCAAAGAAATGAACCGACTCATCTTTGAGATACAGGCAAAAGAGGGTGACTTACATCACGCCATTCCACGTTTATTACGGATGGAACATGATTTTATAGTTGTTGGTGAAATTCGATCATTAGAGACGGAGGGTTACCTTCAGGCATGTGAACGTGGGGAAAGAGGAGCATACTCTACCTACCACTTAACAACGGTAGAACATGTCGTTCCCCAAATTACACGACATATCCTAGATGAGTTTCCTAACCGGAACTTTGAAAATGAGTTGGAGCGGGTTGCTAGAAACATAGATATTATTGTAACAATGAGTGCTGATAGAGACAGGAGAAGGAAACGTGTCATTGGGGTAACGGAAATCATTTGGGATGAGGAGAAAAGACGCCACCGAACGCAAGATTTAGTTCGTTATAGTCCGACTACAAATCAGTATTACTATTCTTCTAATATCTCAAAAGAACTACTTGCTTTAATGGCGGGAGAAAGTCTAGAGGATGCCAAAATATTAATTAATCACTTAGCGAGAAAAGCAAAAGAGTCGCCTATGTCTGATTATGAACTGATTAAAGATCAGCTACTTCATGACATGCTGGAGAATTCTAATGGTTAACATCGTACATTGGATTTGGCATATCGGTGTAATTTACATTCTCTATGGTATTTTGCTCGTAGTAGCTTTGCGAGTTGCTTACTTAATCATGATGGAATCGCTAAAAGTTACCTATAGTGACTGGAATTATAAATATAGGATACGAAGAATTAAAAAGAATTTAGATGTAAAGGAAAGCCCAGTTAGCAGAAATCCTTTAGTGAAGCATATTTCACTCCTAATTCGGACCACAAGCGATAATCGGAATGAGTTAGACGCTCAAGTTTTTGTTCTTTTTAGTGGGATTATAGGGTTTTCCATGTTCGTTCTTTTTTTCATAGCACTCCATGACTTGGTCGTTGCTGCCATTTTTGGATTGTTACTTTCCACTATTCCCTATATATTTTTGCGATTGAAATTAAACAAGATTCGCTATCTCATGAGCTTAGAGTTTCTATCTATCGTACAAAGATTAACGCAAAATTATAGTGCCAACCAACAGGATATGTACTATGCATTAGTAGAAACCCAAAAGCAAATTAAGAATGAGGATCTCAGAAAAGTAACCATCCGTTTAATTTCTGATTTACAAGTATCACGTAGCGAAAAGGAATTAAAAGAAAGTGTCCAGGTATTTACGTATACAGCCAATACCAATTGGTCCAAACGTCTAGGGAGCATTATTTTAAAAGCCTATCTGTATAATGAAAAAGTTTCAAATGCCTTGATGGTTTTAACCAAACAAATGGAAGATACAGAAGAGATGTTAGAAGAAGAAAAGTCACAAATGCAAGATTCGATTTATGACGGGTTTATTACTGCACCGCTATTCATTGGATCGTTAATCTTAGGCTACTATTCAAGTGGTGCTCAGGATTGGTTCTCCTTACAATTTGGAGGGAAATGGAACTTGTTTCTTTTCTGTCTATGTTTAGTCGGTGTTATTTTTTCCATCATTATTTCCATCTTCTTAAAGAGTCCAAAAAATGATTTATAAAGACGGGAGGTAACAAGATGGAAAATGAAATTGTACTTTTTAAATTGATGAATGTCATTGTATATCTAATTGTCATTTCTTTATCTATTATTGCTGGAATCTTAGTGTATACCGGCCTTAGTACGAAAGCAGAACGCCAAAATTATAGAATTCGTTTATCTTCCAGCATTGAAAAAAGCAGAAACAAATTAATTGAAGGATC encodes the following:
- a CDS encoding ATPase, T2SS/T4P/T4SS family: MNLNSMEREIGIQKEFVISEWLADTISKNGLKQVVRINTYARTRSFKDICTKVRSQLQEIVIDGSIDKKTPNDITDIVEDNSNIWLERQHRAVIGDEQAMSYFITKINEVLHKENISSTDYPSFYNSLSEAIFHEVWGVSILHKWDKMPNSEAAVIRGTQLWIDVDGTFVKQEEEFESIERVERIKKAFTIRIKDAIINEQSPELEIEREDGSRITMIQKPRGKENYIMFRRFVVKNFGLEEQARLGTILEDDIPFFRSLSRVMANTIFAGRVRSAKSTFMKTMIKERDPSYVIGVLEKHFELNLSKEMNRLIFEIQAKEGDLHHAIPRLLRMEHDFIVVGEIRSLETEGYLQACERGERGAYSTYHLTTVEHVVPQITRHILDEFPNRNFENELERVARNIDIIVTMSADRDRRRKRVIGVTEIIWDEEKRRHRTQDLVRYSPTTNQYYYSSNISKELLALMAGESLEDAKILINHLARKAKESPMSDYELIKDQLLHDMLENSNG